From the genome of Bacteroidota bacterium:
TGTGAAAAATAACACAATCTACACTTCAAAAGTAAAAAGAGTACTAAATGGTGTAACCAGACAAAAAGTTATAGAAATTGCCAATAAAATTAATATTGAAGTTAAGGAAACAGATATAAAGCTCGAAAATATATCAGAATATGAAAGTGCTTTTCTTACCAGTACTGCTATGATTGTTTTGCCCATTTCTAATATAGAAAATATCAGGCTCTCAGTAAAAAATAAAATTATAGAAAAGCTCTATTCCTCTTTCTTAGGCTTATAATGATATTTCACAGGCTTGTGACTTAACTTATCGGGGATATTTTTTACTTCTTCCTCTATTTTATCCCTTCGGCTATGCTCAGGGTAAACTTTTCTCTTTTGTCCTTCATCTTTTATCTTTTGTCTTTCATCTTTTATCTTTTGTCTTTCATCTTCCTCCTCACCGGCTTTTAAAGCCAAATCTTCAAGATATTTTTCATGCTCGGTTAATTCACGCTCTTCATCTTCCCAGTGATAACTCTTTTTACGTGGCCCTATCTTTCTGAAAACAATTGCCAATAACAATCCGACCAAGGCTCCGGATAGATGGCCTTCCCATGAAACCTCAACTTTATTTGGAAATATTCCCCAAACCATGCTTCCATACAGGAATGTAACTATTAAAGATATAGCCATCAGCTTTGGATGTTTTCTGATTACACCGCTAAAAAACAAAAATGAGGCTAAGGCATATATAACACCACTGGCACCAATATGGTAACTGTTACCTCTTCCAATAAACCACGTAAGCATACCGCTAATTACCCACGAAAAAATAAGAACCCTCCAGGCAATGGGCTTATAAAAATAAAACAGTGCCATCGACAATAAAAACACCGGAATAGAATTGTTAAACAAATGGGTTGTATCGCCATGCAGAAAAGGTGAAAAAATCACCCCTCTAAGTCCTGAAAAGCTTTGAGGTTTTACTCCAAATACTGCCAAATCAAGACCAAACTTGTATTCCGCCCATTTCACCAGCCACAACAACAACACAAAATACAATGGTATTGTGAAGTATGAATTATTGTTATGTTGGATTTCGTTTGTCATTTGCATTAAATTCCCTCAAATATAAAACTTTTTTACACGATTGTTTTTCGAAAAAACACCGGAACTCACATTTATACCTTTTTGGATTTGAATTTACTGTAAAATAAAGTAAAAAGATTTGTTTTATTACGGTCAATTCAATTGCAAAACGGTATTTCAATTACTAATTTTGAAAAGTTCTCATAAGAAACCATTAAACAGTTAAACAATAATGAATAATCAACCTCTTGCAGAAAGGTTACGCCCCAAAACTCTGGACGATTATATTAGTCAGGATCATTTAGTTGGAAAATCAGGTGTCTTACGTCAGGTATTAGCGAGTGGTTTGATTCCTTCAATGATATTTTGGGGACCACCCGGAACAGGAAAAACAACTTTAGCGCAGATTATTTCCGAACAGTCGAACAGACCTTTTTTCACTCTATCGGCTATCAACTCCGGAGTAAAAGATATCAGAGAGGTAATCGACAAAGCAAAAAAATCATCCGGATTATTCACCGCTAAAAACCCCATTTTATTTATTGACGAAATTCATCGTTTCAGCAAATCCCAACAGGATTCGCTTTTGGGAGCTGTCGAAAAAGGCTGGGTGACACTAATCGGTGCTACTACCGAAAACCCTAGTTTCGAAGTAATTCCCGCGCTATTATCCAGGTGTCAGGTTTATACTCTAAACTCATTTTCGAAAGAGAACCTGATAGAAATGTTAGACCGTGCAATTAAGCAGGATGAGTTAATTCAGAAAAAAGATATTGCAATTAAGGAATATGATGCTTTACTGAGACTATCGGGAGGTGATGGAAGAAAATTACTGAACATATTTGAATTGCTGATAAATTCGGCTGTTGATAATAAAATCGAGATAACTAACGAGCTGGTAAAAAGTAAAATTCAGACCAAAGCAGTTAGATACGACAAAACAGGAGAACAGCACTATGATATTATTTCGGCCTTTATTAAATCAATAAGAGGTTCCGATCCTAATGCGGCAGTATACTGGCTGGCAAGGATGATTGAAGGAGGTGAAGATTTAAAATTCATCGCACGCAGGTTGATAATACTGGCTTCGGAAGATATAGGTAATGCCAACCCAAATGCACTTTTGCTGGCTAACAATACTTTTCAGGCAGTAAATGTAGTAGGCTTTCCCGAGAGTAGAATTATTCTTAGTCAGTGTGTTACCTATATGGCATCTTCTCCAAAGTCGAACGCCGCATATCAGGCTATAAATGAAGCACAGCAATTAGTGAAACAAACCGGAGATCTGGAAATTCCGATTCACCTACGCAACGCACCTACAAAACTGATGAAGGATTTAAATTATGGCAAAGACTATTTATATCCTCACTCATATCAAAACAATTTTATTCCACAGGAATATATGC
Proteins encoded in this window:
- a CDS encoding replication-associated recombination protein A; protein product: MNNQPLAERLRPKTLDDYISQDHLVGKSGVLRQVLASGLIPSMIFWGPPGTGKTTLAQIISEQSNRPFFTLSAINSGVKDIREVIDKAKKSSGLFTAKNPILFIDEIHRFSKSQQDSLLGAVEKGWVTLIGATTENPSFEVIPALLSRCQVYTLNSFSKENLIEMLDRAIKQDELIQKKDIAIKEYDALLRLSGGDGRKLLNIFELLINSAVDNKIEITNELVKSKIQTKAVRYDKTGEQHYDIISAFIKSIRGSDPNAAVYWLARMIEGGEDLKFIARRLIILASEDIGNANPNALLLANNTFQAVNVVGFPESRIILSQCVTYMASSPKSNAAYQAINEAQQLVKQTGDLEIPIHLRNAPTKLMKDLNYGKDYLYPHSYQNNFIPQEYMPDEIRGKKLYEPGNNQGENKLRQYLKGMWQEKYKY
- a CDS encoding rhomboid family intramembrane serine protease, producing the protein MTNEIQHNNNSYFTIPLYFVLLLWLVKWAEYKFGLDLAVFGVKPQSFSGLRGVIFSPFLHGDTTHLFNNSIPVFLLSMALFYFYKPIAWRVLIFSWVISGMLTWFIGRGNSYHIGASGVIYALASFLFFSGVIRKHPKLMAISLIVTFLYGSMVWGIFPNKVEVSWEGHLSGALVGLLLAIVFRKIGPRKKSYHWEDEERELTEHEKYLEDLALKAGEEEDERQKIKDERQKIKDEGQKRKVYPEHSRRDKIEEEVKNIPDKLSHKPVKYHYKPKKEE